In a single window of the Candidatus Celerinatantimonas neptuna genome:
- the nadK gene encoding NAD kinase, whose protein sequence is MKKIFHTVGLIGKPNHAGASQTLNQLHYWLHQQGYHLLVEERVANQLPVCNSEIASMSEIGKHADLAIVVGGDGNMLGAAREFCGHDIAVIGVNRGNLGFLTDLHPDNFKTPLSAVLKGEFITEHRFLLEAQVIRDGKHLGVYKAMNEIVLHQGKVAHMLELDVYINDHFVIGLRADGLILATPTGSTAYSLSGGGPILTPDLEAIAMVPMYPHTLSSRPTVLNGNSEVRIKVAPQNRSDMLISCDSHIPINIITGDEILIRQHPERLQLIHPTNYQYFEVLRKKLGWGNRLF, encoded by the coding sequence ATGAAAAAAATATTTCACACCGTTGGTTTAATCGGAAAGCCCAACCATGCTGGCGCGAGCCAAACGCTAAACCAGCTTCATTACTGGCTTCATCAGCAGGGATACCACCTGTTGGTTGAAGAAAGAGTCGCCAATCAACTACCGGTCTGTAACAGTGAAATTGCCAGCATGAGTGAGATAGGCAAGCATGCCGACTTAGCGATTGTCGTCGGCGGTGACGGAAATATGCTGGGTGCAGCCCGCGAATTTTGCGGTCATGATATCGCTGTTATTGGTGTAAACAGGGGGAATCTTGGCTTTCTCACCGACCTTCATCCTGACAACTTCAAAACACCTCTAAGTGCCGTATTAAAAGGTGAATTTATCACAGAGCACCGCTTCTTACTCGAAGCCCAGGTCATTCGTGATGGCAAACACCTGGGTGTTTACAAAGCAATGAATGAAATTGTTCTGCATCAGGGTAAAGTAGCCCATATGTTAGAGCTGGATGTATATATCAACGACCATTTTGTCATTGGTCTGCGCGCCGATGGACTTATTCTCGCCACACCAACCGGCTCTACGGCTTATTCACTCTCAGGTGGTGGCCCCATTTTAACCCCGGATCTTGAAGCCATTGCCATGGTACCTATGTATCCCCATACGCTGAGTTCCCGGCCAACCGTACTTAACGGCAACTCCGAAGTACGTATTAAAGTTGCACCTCAAAACCGCTCCGATATGCTCATCAGCTGTGACAGCCATATCCCCATCAATATTATTACCGGCGATGAAATTCTGATTCGTCAACATCCTGAACGGCTCCAACTAATTCATCCAACCAATTATCAATATTTTGAAGTACTCCGGAAAAAACTCGGATGGGGTAACCGCCTGTTCTAA
- the grpE gene encoding Protein GrpE, translated as MSEQPNNPTEQPVESAETVEDVIQQDEQQNDAVDAVKAEDVADTSSAEDAGQDDALTQANAKIEQLQAQLDKANEQIESQKDGVIRAKAEVDNIRRRSAQDIDKAHKFALEKFAGELLPVIDNLERALGAADGENEILKPMVEGVELTLRSFLSTVEKFGIVEVNPQGDSFDPAKHQAMGMQESEEVDPNTVIAVMQKGYELNGRLIRPAMVMISKAKA; from the coding sequence ATGAGCGAGCAACCAAACAACCCAACTGAGCAACCAGTCGAATCAGCTGAGACGGTTGAAGATGTGATTCAACAAGATGAGCAGCAAAATGATGCTGTTGATGCTGTTAAAGCAGAGGATGTGGCGGATACCAGTTCTGCTGAAGATGCCGGACAGGATGACGCTTTGACTCAGGCGAATGCCAAAATTGAACAATTACAGGCCCAGTTAGACAAGGCCAATGAACAGATCGAATCACAAAAAGATGGTGTGATTCGCGCTAAAGCTGAGGTTGATAATATCCGTCGTCGTAGTGCTCAGGATATTGATAAAGCCCATAAATTTGCTTTAGAAAAATTTGCCGGCGAGTTACTTCCAGTGATTGATAATCTGGAAAGAGCTTTAGGTGCTGCTGATGGTGAAAATGAGATCCTTAAACCAATGGTTGAGGGGGTCGAGCTGACATTGCGTTCTTTCCTTAGTACGGTTGAAAAATTCGGTATTGTTGAAGTGAATCCGCAAGGCGACTCGTTTGATCCGGCTAAACATCAGGCGATGGGTATGCAGGAAAGTGAAGAGGTGGATCCCAATACCGTGATCGCGGTCATGCAAAAAGGTTATGAATTAAACGGTCGATTGATTCGCCCGGCTATGGTTATGATTTCAAAAGCTAAAGCCTGA
- the namA gene encoding NADPH dehydrogenase, translating into MAKLFTPLKLGGLELKNRIVIAPMCMYSAEHGKMTDWHIQHLGNLAQSAAGMLIIEATAVEPHGRISYADVGLWDDLTEQAMHRVIESLRLYSDMPLFVQLAHAGRKGSCAKSWEGGEQIAPEDDLGWQTISSSEMPFRGTDHPPIAMTLADIEAMKSAFISAALRAQKLDLNGIEIHAAHGYLLHQFLSPLSNLRDDEYGGTLENRMRLTLEVFRGVRDIFPKKKPVGVRISATDWVDGGWDLPSSIELAKALQQSGCDFIHVSSGGLSENQQIPVAIGYQQKFAAAIKQQVDMPVITVGLIRSPEQAESLLQSEQADAIALARTILYDPRWPWHAAAALGEKISIAPQYKRCSPHLVQSLFED; encoded by the coding sequence ATGGCTAAGTTATTTACACCACTTAAATTGGGTGGACTGGAACTCAAAAACCGAATTGTTATAGCACCAATGTGTATGTATTCAGCTGAACATGGCAAGATGACTGACTGGCATATTCAGCATTTAGGAAATTTAGCCCAGTCGGCAGCAGGTATGTTAATTATCGAAGCAACTGCTGTAGAACCGCATGGTCGTATTAGTTACGCCGATGTAGGGTTATGGGATGATTTAACCGAGCAGGCGATGCACCGGGTCATTGAAAGTCTCCGCCTTTATTCGGATATGCCATTGTTTGTTCAACTTGCTCATGCTGGCCGAAAAGGGTCCTGTGCGAAATCATGGGAAGGGGGAGAGCAGATTGCTCCTGAGGATGATTTGGGCTGGCAGACTATCTCTTCTTCTGAAATGCCTTTCAGGGGGACAGATCATCCGCCAATTGCGATGACTCTGGCCGATATTGAAGCGATGAAGAGTGCTTTTATCAGCGCGGCATTACGGGCACAAAAACTTGATTTGAACGGTATCGAGATACATGCGGCTCATGGATATCTGCTTCATCAATTTTTATCGCCACTCTCGAATTTGCGTGACGATGAATATGGCGGAACATTAGAGAATCGTATGCGGCTGACTTTAGAGGTATTTCGCGGTGTGCGTGATATATTCCCTAAAAAGAAACCGGTTGGAGTCCGTATTTCTGCAACAGACTGGGTAGACGGTGGATGGGATCTTCCATCGAGTATTGAGTTGGCTAAAGCATTGCAACAAAGCGGATGTGATTTTATTCATGTTTCAAGTGGCGGCCTGAGCGAGAACCAGCAAATCCCTGTGGCTATCGGTTATCAGCAAAAATTTGCGGCAGCGATTAAGCAGCAGGTTGATATGCCGGTGATTACGGTGGGATTGATTCGAAGCCCTGAGCAAGCTGAGAGCCTGTTGCAAAGTGAACAGGCCGATGCAATTGCTCTGGCGCGAACAATTCTCTACGATCCAAGGTGGCCCTGGCATGCAGCCGCAGCTCTGGGGGAAAAAATATCAATTGCACCGCAATACAAACGATGTTCTCCTCATTTGGTTCAAAGTTTGTTTGAGGATTGA
- the ycdX gene encoding putative phosphatase YcdX: MEIQTDTHTHTISSGHAYSTLQENIQAARYARIRLLAMTDHASSMPGAPHIWHFGNLKVVPRIIDGVGVLRGVEANICNSCGEIDVPEPILSQLDLVIGSLHEPVFPPSDASTHTEAMVSAIRRGQIDVIGHAGNPNFPIDIDAIVKAAAENHVLVELNNSSFISSRRGSEPNCLAIAEAARDYGAYITLGSDAHIAFSIGRFNECLNVVKKVDFPVERLVSTHAAKLLDFLSDRGKSNLDVYQSLR, translated from the coding sequence ATGGAGATTCAAACAGATACGCATACGCATACCATTAGCAGCGGCCATGCATATAGTACGCTTCAGGAGAATATTCAGGCTGCGCGATATGCCAGAATCCGTTTATTAGCGATGACTGATCACGCATCGAGTATGCCTGGAGCACCTCATATATGGCATTTTGGTAATTTAAAAGTGGTTCCCCGGATTATTGACGGTGTGGGGGTATTGCGTGGGGTCGAAGCCAATATTTGTAATAGTTGTGGTGAGATTGATGTACCTGAGCCTATTCTCAGTCAACTTGATTTGGTGATTGGTAGTCTGCATGAGCCGGTTTTTCCGCCAAGTGATGCCAGTACGCATACTGAGGCGATGGTTAGTGCGATTCGCCGTGGGCAGATTGATGTCATAGGCCATGCTGGGAATCCTAATTTCCCGATCGATATTGATGCGATTGTTAAAGCGGCAGCTGAAAATCATGTGTTGGTCGAACTAAATAATTCTTCATTTATCAGTTCTCGTCGCGGGAGTGAACCTAATTGCTTGGCGATTGCAGAAGCTGCCCGTGATTATGGTGCTTATATTACTCTGGGGAGTGATGCACATATTGCTTTTTCTATCGGGCGATTTAATGAATGCCTGAATGTGGTTAAAAAAGTTGATTTCCCGGTAGAGCGTCTGGTGAGTACGCATGCCGCGAAGCTGCTTGATTTCTTATCTGACCGGGGAAAATCAAATTTAGATGTCTATCAGTCGCTTCGTTAA
- the can gene encoding Carbonic anhydrase 2 produces MNELARIFNNNEEWAEAIKQEQPDFFEQLVDQQTPEYLWIGCSDSRVPANQIMGLMPGEVFVHRNIANLVVHTDLNCLSVIQFAVEVLKVKHILVTGHYGCGGVKAAVDGSELGLIDNWLRHIRDVYRLYRNELDAIDNMEHRYDKLCELNVIEQVANVCNTTIVREAWKRGQKLAVHGCVYSIKDGLLKDLNVTINEKSPELSTKLK; encoded by the coding sequence ATGAACGAGTTAGCACGAATTTTTAATAATAACGAAGAATGGGCTGAAGCCATTAAACAAGAACAGCCTGATTTTTTTGAGCAGTTAGTTGATCAGCAAACGCCAGAGTATTTATGGATTGGGTGTTCCGATAGCCGTGTCCCGGCGAATCAGATTATGGGCCTGATGCCGGGTGAGGTGTTTGTTCACCGAAATATTGCCAATCTAGTCGTTCATACGGATTTAAATTGTCTTTCAGTGATTCAATTTGCAGTTGAAGTCCTGAAAGTTAAACATATTCTGGTGACCGGGCATTATGGTTGCGGTGGGGTGAAAGCAGCGGTTGATGGGAGTGAATTAGGGCTCATCGATAACTGGTTACGCCATATTCGTGATGTGTATCGATTGTATCGCAATGAATTAGATGCTATCGACAATATGGAACACCGTTACGATAAACTGTGCGAACTGAATGTGATTGAACAGGTCGCTAATGTTTGCAACACAACGATTGTGCGTGAAGCCTGGAAGCGTGGCCAGAAATTAGCCGTGCATGGCTGTGTGTATTCGATTAAAGACGGTCTGTTAAAAGATCTGAATGTCACAATAAATGAGAAGTCTCCTGAGTTATCGACCAAGCTGAAATAG
- the dnaK_1 gene encoding Chaperone protein DnaK, whose amino-acid sequence MGKIIGIDLGTTNSCVAILDGDRPKVIENAEGDRTTPSIIAYTDDGETLVGQPAKRQAITNPKNTLFAIKRLIGRRFGDDEVQRDIKIMPFDIVNADNGDAWVSVKDDKKAPPQISAEVLKKMKKTAEDYLGEKITEAVITVPAYFNDSQRQATKDAGKIAGLDVKRIINEPTAAAFAYGVDSVKGDTTVAVYDLGGGTFDISIIEIDEVDGEKTFEVLATNGDTHLGGEDFDNRLINYLVEEFNKEQGVDLRNDPLAMQRLKEAAEKAKIELSSAQQTDVNLPYITADATGPKHLNIKVTRAKLESLVEDLVQKSLEPMRIALQDADLSVSEVDEVILVGGQTRMPLVQKVVSEFFDKTPRKDVNPDEAVAMGAAIQGGVLSGDKTDVLLLDVTPLSLGIETMGGVMTKVIEKNTTIPTKQSQVFSTADDNQSAVTVHVLQGERKRAGDNKSLGQFNLEGIRPAQRGVPQIEVTFDVDADGILHVSAKDKDTGKEQQITIHASSGLSDDEVSKMVSDAEAHADDDKKFEELVAARNQADALVHSTRKQIEEAGDALAADDKSKIETAVSELESASRGEDKAEIDAKVQALIEASQKLMEIAQQKAQASQSEGGDQGQQQKSASGDDVVDAEFEEVNDDKK is encoded by the coding sequence ATGGGTAAAATTATTGGTATCGACCTGGGAACCACAAACTCATGTGTCGCTATCTTAGATGGCGATCGGCCAAAGGTCATTGAAAACGCAGAAGGTGATCGGACAACGCCGTCGATTATTGCCTATACCGATGATGGTGAAACACTGGTTGGTCAGCCGGCAAAACGTCAGGCAATTACTAACCCTAAAAATACTTTATTTGCGATTAAACGTTTAATCGGTCGTCGTTTTGGCGATGATGAAGTTCAGCGTGATATTAAAATCATGCCGTTTGACATTGTTAATGCAGATAATGGCGACGCTTGGGTTTCTGTAAAAGACGATAAAAAAGCACCACCTCAGATTTCTGCGGAAGTCTTGAAAAAAATGAAAAAAACTGCCGAAGATTATCTTGGTGAGAAAATAACTGAAGCGGTTATTACTGTTCCTGCTTACTTTAACGATTCTCAGCGTCAGGCAACGAAAGATGCCGGTAAAATTGCTGGGTTAGATGTTAAACGTATCATTAACGAACCAACTGCTGCTGCATTCGCTTACGGCGTTGATAGTGTTAAAGGTGATACAACAGTTGCTGTATATGACCTCGGTGGTGGTACTTTCGATATTTCAATTATTGAAATTGATGAAGTCGATGGTGAAAAAACTTTCGAAGTACTGGCAACCAATGGTGATACTCACTTAGGCGGTGAAGATTTCGATAACCGTTTGATTAATTATCTGGTTGAAGAATTCAATAAAGAACAGGGTGTTGACCTGCGTAATGATCCGCTGGCAATGCAACGTTTGAAAGAAGCGGCTGAAAAAGCAAAAATTGAACTGTCTTCAGCACAGCAAACGGATGTCAACCTGCCATACATCACAGCTGATGCAACAGGTCCTAAGCATCTGAATATTAAAGTTACCCGTGCGAAACTTGAATCACTGGTTGAAGATTTGGTTCAGAAATCTCTTGAACCTATGCGTATTGCATTGCAAGACGCTGATTTATCCGTTTCAGAAGTTGATGAAGTAATTTTGGTTGGCGGTCAGACTCGTATGCCTCTGGTTCAGAAAGTGGTTAGCGAGTTCTTTGATAAAACACCTCGTAAAGATGTGAACCCTGATGAAGCTGTGGCAATGGGTGCTGCTATTCAAGGCGGTGTATTGTCTGGTGATAAAACTGACGTATTGCTGTTGGATGTGACGCCTCTGTCTTTGGGTATTGAAACCATGGGCGGTGTGATGACTAAAGTCATCGAGAAAAACACGACTATCCCAACTAAACAGTCTCAGGTTTTCTCAACTGCTGATGATAATCAGTCTGCGGTGACTGTTCATGTTCTGCAGGGTGAACGTAAACGTGCCGGTGATAACAAATCACTTGGCCAGTTTAACTTAGAAGGTATTCGTCCCGCACAACGCGGTGTGCCACAGATTGAAGTGACTTTCGATGTGGATGCTGATGGTATCTTGCATGTATCAGCGAAAGATAAAGACACTGGTAAAGAACAGCAGATTACTATTCATGCTTCTTCTGGTCTGTCTGATGATGAAGTAAGCAAAATGGTTTCTGATGCCGAAGCACATGCTGACGATGATAAGAAATTTGAAGAGTTAGTTGCAGCTCGTAACCAGGCTGATGCATTGGTTCATAGCACCCGTAAGCAGATTGAAGAAGCAGGTGATGCTTTGGCTGCTGACGACAAGAGCAAAATTGAAACTGCGGTTAGCGAGTTAGAAAGTGCGTCCCGTGGGGAAGACAAAGCAGAAATCGATGCGAAAGTTCAGGCATTGATTGAAGCTTCTCAGAAGTTGATGGAGATTGCTCAGCAGAAAGCTCAGGCATCTCAGTCAGAAGGTGGCGATCAGGGACAACAGCAGAAATCAGCCAGTGGCGATGATGTTGTTGATGCGGAGTTTGAAGAAGTTAACGATGATAAAAAATAA
- the dnaJ gene encoding Chaperone protein DnaJ → MSKRDYYEVLGLSKDAGERDIKKAYKRMAMKYHPDRTKGDKALEDKFKEVKEAYEVLSDPQKRAAYDQFGHAGVDPNRGAGQGGYGGGADFGDIFGDVFGDIFGGGRRGGGGSRAPQRGADLRYNMELTLEEAVRGVSKEIRIPTLVHCEQCNGSGAKSGSKPKTCPTCHGSGQVQMRQGFFAVQQVCPTCHGRGQIISDPCPKCHGEGRYERSKTLSVKIPAGVDTGDRIRLSGEGEAGENGAPAGDLYVQVHVKEHAIFTRDENNLYCEVPISFTQAALGGEIEVPTIDGRVKLKVPTETQTGRMLRIRGKGVKSVRSSVVGDLICKVVVETPVSLNEQQKELLRQLEESLGGKSSKKHKPRSEGFFDGVKKFFDDLTK, encoded by the coding sequence ATGTCGAAACGAGATTACTACGAAGTCCTCGGCCTGAGTAAAGACGCTGGCGAACGAGACATCAAAAAAGCATATAAACGGATGGCGATGAAGTATCACCCGGACCGTACTAAAGGTGATAAAGCGCTTGAAGATAAATTTAAGGAAGTAAAAGAAGCCTATGAGGTCTTAAGTGATCCTCAAAAACGGGCGGCTTATGATCAATTCGGTCACGCTGGTGTTGATCCGAATCGTGGCGCAGGTCAGGGTGGTTATGGCGGTGGTGCTGATTTCGGCGATATTTTTGGTGATGTTTTTGGTGACATTTTCGGTGGTGGTCGTCGTGGCGGCGGCGGAAGCCGGGCTCCTCAACGTGGTGCCGATTTACGCTATAACATGGAACTGACGCTTGAAGAAGCGGTTCGGGGCGTCTCTAAAGAGATCCGGATACCAACGTTGGTTCATTGCGAACAGTGTAATGGTTCTGGTGCAAAATCGGGTTCGAAACCTAAAACATGTCCGACATGTCATGGTTCCGGACAAGTGCAGATGCGTCAGGGTTTCTTCGCTGTTCAGCAGGTTTGTCCGACATGTCATGGCCGCGGTCAGATTATTAGTGATCCATGTCCGAAATGTCATGGGGAAGGCCGTTATGAACGAAGTAAAACCTTATCGGTTAAGATCCCTGCCGGGGTTGATACAGGTGATCGGATTCGTTTATCAGGTGAAGGTGAAGCCGGTGAAAATGGTGCTCCAGCCGGTGATCTGTATGTTCAGGTCCATGTAAAAGAACATGCGATCTTTACACGTGATGAAAATAATTTGTATTGTGAAGTTCCGATTAGCTTTACTCAGGCGGCTCTGGGCGGTGAGATTGAAGTTCCAACGATTGATGGTCGCGTAAAACTGAAAGTTCCGACAGAAACACAGACTGGCCGCATGCTGCGAATTCGTGGTAAAGGTGTGAAGTCTGTTCGCTCCAGCGTTGTGGGTGATTTGATCTGTAAAGTGGTTGTTGAAACACCGGTGAGTCTAAATGAACAGCAAAAAGAATTGCTGCGACAGCTTGAAGAATCCCTTGGGGGAAAATCGAGCAAAAAGCATAAACCGCGTTCTGAAGGCTTCTTTGATGGTGTAAAGAAGTTTTTTGACGACCTGACCAAATAA
- the plcN gene encoding Non-hemolytic phospholipase C, producing MRLLKPTLLCISVALMLQGCADQQTKTADAWTQKHQTATPIKHVVVIFQENISFDHYFGTYPHAKNPPGEPAFYAKANTPAVNGLTHELLAENPNRYNPFRMARNQEPCDQDHGYEAEQDAYNGGLVNQFVSATGNKSSRQCQRQVMGYYDGNTVTALWNYAQNFAMSDNSYGTIFGPSTPGALNLVAGRTSTALPANTPGIKDGNLVSDIDPRFDDCSYKNVEKAKGSELATSVINGLIYLTGKNIGNLMNARQVTWGWFEGGFDPTSVHDGVARCGAKSTNVFGGVKHDYIPHHEPFQYFKSTANPHHLAPSSIAMVGSTDQANHQYSLKTFWKAADNGHLPAVSFLKAKGYEDGHAGYSNPLDEQRFLVKTINHLEKLPTWKNTAIIISYDDSDGYYDHVMPPKNFFAKQTGRHGFGPRLPLLVISPYARQNFVDHTLTDQSSIIRFIEDNWHLGRLKESMDAHAGVLNHMFDFKDGPKARPIFLNAKTGEVQS from the coding sequence ATGAGGCTTTTAAAACCAACTCTTCTATGCATTTCTGTGGCATTGATGCTGCAGGGCTGTGCTGATCAGCAGACTAAAACGGCAGATGCCTGGACTCAAAAACATCAGACAGCCACGCCGATTAAACATGTTGTTGTGATTTTTCAGGAAAATATTTCATTTGATCATTATTTTGGTACCTATCCTCACGCGAAAAATCCACCAGGGGAACCGGCATTTTATGCTAAGGCCAATACACCTGCTGTCAATGGATTAACGCATGAACTGTTGGCCGAAAACCCCAATCGTTACAATCCGTTCAGAATGGCCCGCAATCAGGAACCTTGTGATCAGGACCATGGTTATGAAGCTGAACAGGATGCCTACAATGGTGGCTTGGTGAATCAGTTTGTTAGCGCAACCGGGAACAAGAGTTCTAGACAATGTCAGCGTCAGGTGATGGGCTACTATGATGGAAATACGGTCACAGCATTATGGAACTATGCGCAGAATTTTGCGATGAGCGATAATTCATACGGTACGATTTTCGGGCCATCAACACCGGGTGCATTGAACCTGGTGGCTGGTCGCACGTCTACAGCGTTACCAGCGAATACTCCAGGGATTAAAGATGGGAACTTGGTCAGTGATATTGATCCACGATTTGATGACTGTTCATATAAAAATGTTGAAAAAGCCAAAGGTTCTGAGTTAGCCACATCGGTGATTAACGGATTAATCTATCTGACTGGTAAAAATATCGGTAATCTGATGAATGCCCGTCAGGTAACCTGGGGTTGGTTTGAAGGGGGCTTTGATCCGACATCTGTTCATGATGGCGTGGCGCGTTGTGGTGCTAAGAGTACCAATGTGTTTGGTGGCGTAAAACATGATTATATTCCTCATCATGAACCGTTCCAGTACTTCAAATCAACGGCAAACCCTCATCATTTGGCACCCAGCTCAATTGCGATGGTTGGGTCGACAGATCAGGCAAATCACCAATATAGTCTGAAAACTTTCTGGAAAGCAGCGGATAATGGGCATCTTCCGGCGGTCAGCTTCCTGAAAGCCAAAGGGTATGAAGATGGTCATGCCGGTTATTCGAATCCTTTGGATGAACAACGTTTTCTGGTGAAAACGATCAATCATCTGGAAAAACTTCCAACCTGGAAGAATACGGCCATTATTATCTCTTATGATGATTCAGACGGTTACTATGACCATGTCATGCCACCGAAGAACTTCTTTGCCAAGCAAACCGGTCGTCATGGTTTCGGTCCCCGGTTACCGTTACTGGTGATCTCGCCTTATGCCCGTCAGAATTTTGTGGACCATACGTTGACCGATCAAAGTTCGATTATTCGCTTTATCGAAGATAACTGGCACTTAGGCCGACTGAAAGAATCGATGGACGCACATGCAGGTGTACTGAATCATATGTTTGATTTCAAAGATGGACCGAAAGCTCGTCCTATCTTTTTGAATGCCAAAACAGGTGAAGTTCAGTCCTGA
- the tpd_1 gene encoding 34 kDa membrane antigen yields the protein MRHLIFGLLLFSFYSQAMDVVFGPDVGIHGMKVGASYIQGIIMSPKLPGAHMMHADIHLETDVHALPGNPQGFPATAWIPGLKIHFVLTKPGTNWRYEADYLPMVAQGGPHYGRNIKLDGPGHYLLTNYYAPASQNGLFLVNQAGPGVYPWWKPFVRHYQFDFFGSGKHGGY from the coding sequence ATGAGACATTTGATATTCGGGCTATTACTGTTCAGTTTTTATAGTCAGGCCATGGATGTGGTTTTTGGGCCCGATGTCGGGATCCACGGGATGAAAGTCGGAGCCAGCTATATTCAGGGAATTATCATGTCCCCTAAATTGCCGGGGGCTCATATGATGCATGCTGATATTCATCTGGAAACCGATGTGCATGCTTTGCCTGGTAATCCTCAGGGATTTCCTGCGACGGCCTGGATCCCCGGCCTTAAAATCCATTTTGTGTTAACAAAACCAGGGACGAACTGGCGCTATGAAGCCGATTATCTGCCAATGGTTGCTCAAGGTGGACCGCATTACGGACGAAATATTAAGTTAGATGGTCCTGGTCATTATCTGCTCACAAATTATTATGCACCCGCGAGCCAGAACGGATTGTTTCTGGTCAATCAGGCTGGGCCGGGGGTCTATCCCTGGTGGAAACCTTTTGTCAGGCATTATCAATTCGATTTCTTTGGATCAGGAAAACATGGCGGATATTAA
- the plcC gene encoding Phospholipase C 3 has translation MADIKQLLILALLACVSVSARAVTYHPSTPIHHLVVVMLQDQSFDRYFGHYPTAENRPGETAFHALAKTPTVDGFTSALLNHNPNLSNPYRMSPGEPTCDLGYGSIAQRRAYNDGKNNMFIWQENEGPNTINDDGCFPNSVMGYYDGNTVHALWEYAQHGAMADHFFASDYATSAGGLIDLIAGTTLGVMPKRLPGVSYRDLLIDNDPPLYDDASHGRFRVHLMRKNMGDLLNQHHVRWGVFIGGFKPSGWDKAGRAMFHSRSMNQMGSLVKDYNPLNDPFQYFKSTANPHHLAPRSVAEVGRNGIANHQYDLSWFWKVLRHHQLPAVSFVIPKAAQNGHVGNSSPLDEQSFLVHLISSLRQSAQWPSTAVMLVWSNSNGWYDHVTPPAAPKMMTGTGYGPRLPFLVVSTWAKQNYVDHQMLDQSSVSRFIETNWKLGFLGEHTPDRYAHSLKAMFRFHSVNRVE, from the coding sequence ATGGCGGATATTAAACAATTATTGATATTGGCACTTTTAGCGTGTGTTAGCGTGTCAGCTAGGGCTGTAACCTATCATCCTTCAACTCCTATTCATCATTTAGTCGTGGTGATGCTTCAGGATCAAAGCTTTGATCGCTATTTCGGTCATTATCCGACGGCTGAAAATCGTCCGGGAGAGACGGCTTTTCATGCGTTGGCAAAGACTCCGACTGTCGATGGGTTTACGTCTGCATTATTAAATCATAATCCCAATTTGTCGAATCCTTATCGAATGTCTCCCGGAGAGCCGACTTGTGATCTGGGATATGGCTCGATTGCCCAACGCCGTGCCTATAACGATGGCAAGAATAATATGTTTATCTGGCAGGAGAATGAAGGGCCGAATACGATTAATGATGACGGTTGTTTCCCTAATTCGGTGATGGGGTATTACGATGGCAATACGGTTCATGCGCTGTGGGAGTATGCCCAGCATGGCGCGATGGCCGATCATTTTTTTGCCAGCGATTATGCAACGTCTGCGGGGGGATTAATCGATTTGATTGCGGGCACAACACTGGGCGTGATGCCAAAACGGTTACCGGGGGTGAGCTATCGTGATTTGCTGATTGATAATGATCCGCCATTATATGATGATGCCAGTCATGGGCGTTTTAGAGTTCATTTAATGCGCAAAAATATGGGGGATTTATTGAATCAGCATCATGTTCGATGGGGTGTTTTTATTGGTGGGTTTAAACCCAGTGGTTGGGATAAAGCTGGGCGGGCAATGTTTCATTCACGCTCAATGAACCAGATGGGCTCGTTAGTGAAGGATTATAATCCGCTCAATGATCCATTCCAGTATTTTAAAAGTACCGCGAATCCACATCATTTAGCACCGCGCTCTGTTGCTGAAGTCGGGCGTAATGGCATTGCAAACCACCAGTATGATCTGAGTTGGTTTTGGAAAGTATTGCGGCATCATCAGCTTCCGGCTGTGAGTTTTGTGATCCCCAAAGCAGCACAAAATGGTCATGTCGGAAATTCATCGCCTTTAGATGAGCAGTCCTTTTTAGTCCATCTGATTTCGTCGTTAAGACAGAGTGCTCAATGGCCATCAACTGCGGTGATGCTTGTCTGGAGTAATTCGAATGGCTGGTATGATCATGTCACACCGCCTGCTGCACCCAAAATGATGACAGGGACAGGCTATGGGCCCCGGTTACCATTTCTGGTGGTTTCAACATGGGCGAAACAAAATTATGTTGACCATCAGATGTTGGATCAAAGCTCCGTGTCGCGATTTATTGAAACGAACTGGAAGTTGGGCTTTCTGGGGGAGCATACCCCGGACCGTTATGCGCATTCGCTCAAAGCGATGTTTCGGTTTCATTCAGTGAATCGTGTGGAATAA